GTGTCAAGGGGAGACTCCAGGCTGGCACACCATGTAACACACAGCCTGCCTCGGCCCCTCACGCACTCACCTGTCACGGACACACTTGGCACACATGGACCCACCATAGGCCCTGCTGACGTGCTTCTTCGTCTTAGACAATCTCATAAGGACTTTGGGTCGCACAGCACGAACCTGTAGAACAAAGACTGTGATTACCTTAGGATGCTCAAGGAAAAAGGCATTTCCTAGTAACGGGGAACTAGGTTACAAAGGGATGTCTGCTTTTACTGGGAAGCCATTTTGGTCATTTCTCACATTGGCTACTTCGGGACTGCAGATATCAAGGGATTAAAACTCTCTCAAAAGGACACTCACCCCTCGAAGTCTGCCTGGGCACACGCCACATGCAGATTTAGGAGCTTTCCCAACCTTCTTGGTATAGAGGTAAACAATCCTGTTGCCAGGGGTTCGAGACCTAGGAAGGGAGATTGTAAGTAGCTCAGCATACCGCAGAGAAAACTGACGACAGTTATTTCAAActtgcagatacttacagcctaGTTTTGTTAGAGGCTGTGTTGTAGGAAAGCCTACGGCGGTATGTCAAGCGCTGGACCATCCTGAGTGCCTACAATTTAGAGAGAATACAATCACCTTTCACCTTAATAAAAGTCAAAGCATCACCACATAACAAATcttacattcatacacacactcattcacactgTGCTCTTACAAAGGCCCGGTTCTAAAGAATCCCACATTTAAACTAGAGACGAATAAAATACCAGACACTTTCCTACTGGTAGACAAGTGTGGAGCTTGGTTAGAATCCTGATCATGGGCTTTGGTAACACTAGTTTATTTAAAGgatgacaaatgggacctttgGGTGAACCTCCAACAGTGCTATTTCCTGGCAATACAGAGCCGGCTCCTGGGCTCTAAGACAGTATTTCCCCCTAATTTATACAGCTACCAGTAGGATGAAGACTCCGAACCACCCCAGTGCCGGCAGCTGGTAAGTTATCTTGTCCCAAAGCAGCATCCTGGCGAAGTAAATCTGTTTACTACTGGGACCGGGTTTCGTGCTGTTTCAAACCCAACTTCGTTCATTCCTTAGCAGACCAGCTACTAAACGACTCTCCCGCCCGCAGCAGCGATGCTGCATTGTGGAATCCAGACCGTCAACGTGCCAGACAAACGTTCTACCCGAGAGCTTCACACACAGGCGACTTCGTTTAAATCTCACACCCTGGGACGAATGGCTGGAGTTGATTAATAAACGCTACAGGTGACCTGTCTTCCACACCTTCCCAACACCCACTTTACGTAAAAGGAGCCCAAACGCCAAGCGCGACCATGGGCCCTGAGCCGCCACTGCTTGATTCGTATCTTCCTAACCAAGCTAggctccgccgccgccgccaccgtcCCTGCCACCGCGTCCCGCTCGCTGACTAGCCACCATGGCAGACAGCACCAGGAGAGCAGCCGGAGGCCGCGCTCCGCTCGCTCTGCGCTTCACGACCACGACTTCGGCCTCTCGCTCGCCGTAGCCGGCGGCCGAGGGGTCCCGGAGCTCCCGCCACTCACCGCTTCGGAAGCCGGGTTTGATCTCGGGCTTCCCGAATCTACGAGCCGAGGCCCCGGCCGGTACGCACCTCTCCTCGTCCCTCACCACCGACCCCAGCGACAGCCCTGTCCCCAAGGGCGTCCCGCCCGCCTGACGCCTCGGATGGCTACGGATCGCAAACGgtaaaaaaaaacagagcagaagaaagCCACCATACCTCTGAGCACCGTCCccggaagaggaaaaggaaggggcgGGTGAGTTCAGGGGTCAAGTGTGACGGCGCCGGACAGGAAGTACGTCAGGGAAAGCGGCGCGTCGGCGAGCGCGCCGCCATGTTGTACGGAAGCGGACGCGGGGACCTGTGTGGGTGGCGCCGCGTTGAGCGGCGGAAGTGTAGTGCGGCTTCCGTAGGCGGGCGCGTTCTCTAGCCCCCGTAGGAACGTCACGTGAGAAGTTAGGTGTAAGGTCCCTGGTGGGAGCAAAAGCGAGTGACAGAGGAGGCGTCCCCACTTCCCTAAGAGAAAACACGGGCCACGATGCCTTTAGCCTAGGGTAATTAGACCTGGTTTTAAATCTCTATGGCATCCCATACATAAGGTAGCCCGGGCCCTTCTGCTTCCCGGCCTCTTCTGTTATTCAGCCAGAGCACACACTTTACAGACTTTTAACCGAACATTTGCTAATTACTAGCTATCTCACTTTGGGCAAGTCCGTAAGTCTCTAAAAGGAAGATATTATTAAATACCCCTGCGGCGCTCTGATCAAAAGGTCTCCCGAAGTTAAAGCACTTAACCTGCAAGTCTTACAGAGAGCAAGAGCGGGCGCTATAAAGGGTGGTTAATTTATGATTGTGTGTAAACGACTATTTGAGGCTTTGCCTGGATGGTAAAGTTTTGTCTGCGAGATGAAGAGGAGGACCAGAGGGGGTCAGCGACCTCCAAATGTCTATGTGAACGTTTACACTATGGGTCCTTGGTTTTCATCATGTTGTCAAAAGTAATGAACACCTTCCTTGGACTTGAAAGAAGAGCCCATTATCACTGTCATCTTTGTCAAGAAACTAGGTAAACCGCTCTGATTATATCCTTTCCTCGGGTCTCTCTCAAATAGCTGTCTAGTATGCATGCGCCTGTGGTCTCTGTTCTTCCCACTGTGGaatctctccagtctctgctttaGGCGTTGGATAAAGGCTGGTGTAGAGGGACAAACCTagttttgaataaatgaatgaatacattttcttattcatttttaaatgaagacatGCCAAGGCAAGATCATCAAATTAAGCCGGGCagtgtggcgcacgcctttaatcccagcacatgggaggcagaggcaggcagatttctgagttcaaggccagccagcctggtctacagagtgagttccaggacatccagggcgacacagagaaaccctgtctcgaaaaagaaaaaaaaaaaaagtcatcaaatTAATGACCTAAATGTTTTCATCCAGTCAATTCATGTTTTCATTGCATAATATATAACGCCCTGATATAATCAGCTACCCGCTAACAACCACACAGTTAATAAAGTGTTCCACTCCATGGAGCACTACAGATTCTGACTAGTAATGGTGTAAAAGGAAAAAGAGTCGACACTGAAAACCTTCCAATCTCTCCATCTCGATGCAGATAAACATAGCCACACTTAGAAATCACATTAAAAACTATATCTGCAGCTCATTTCAAATAAGAGATGCAGTTAGGAatgttccctctctccttcccttagTTAAATCCACATCAACCCagtcattcatttaaaaaaatagtgtggACAAAAACGGATAGCCCATGATTTTATCTCACCAGAGACAGATAGATcgctgtgagttcgaggctagcttgATCTATATACATCTGCTCAGTGGAATTCTATGTAgcaataagaataaaaaataattgggcagtggtggcacacaccttttggcagatctctgtgagtttgaaaccagcctggtcttcagagcatgTCCCAGTACAGTCAGGGCCACACAcagaaaactgtctcaaaaaacaaaacaaaacaaaaattattttttaaattttttaaaaagaaaaaaattttaaaaagactatagATGAATGGTATAAAAATTAGGTAAGAGACAGCATATATGTAAAAGAACATGAGAAGAGCGACCTCAAACGGTCAGAGGTCAGCACTGTGTTATCtttggagaaagagggaggaaaagaaggcagaggaCATATCTGGAGTGATGATCATAATGTTTTGACTTCTGGGTTAAGTTTGTGAATCTGTATGGAGCTATATACTTATCActcatgaaaacattttaatgattGCATCTACAGGATCTTtgaggacagggctggagagctggctcagcagttaagatcattCACTGCATTTCCTGAGCactgggtttaatttccagcacacatggtggctcacaatcatccttGGGATTTGATGCCATCTTCAGACTTTTGTGGGAACTAAACACACAGAcagcacagacatacaagcacaccacacaccgaaacacataaaagaaaatgaatctaaaatgttttaaagaatctTTGTATAAACTACAAGTAGTTATAGAGGAATTTACCAAGACAACtgaaaaataatatacaataaattACATTTCTGAATACCAGCAACAAAATAGAATTAATAATGTAAGGCAGTGGTTCTTAGGGACCCTTTCAAaaatatcagatatctacattatgattcataacagtagcaaaattatagttatgaagaaacaaaatgagaaactatattaaagagtctctgcattaggaaagttgagaaccactgatgtaaaGGGTACCATTTGCAATAAATTTAGAGAATGTCAAATGCTTAGAAGCTGACCTAACAGAAGTTATTCAAATCTCTATAAAATCATATTCAAAAGTATTAAGGAGGACTTGAATACATGAAGATAAATTATTATACTTAGGAAAACTTACGCTATAAAACATCCATTCTTTTCTAACTGGTTTGTGAATTTaacacaaatgcaaaaaaaaaaaaaaaaaatgccggcgtggtggcacacgcctttaatcccagcacttgggaggcagaggcaggcgaatttctgagttcgaggccaggccagtctggtctacagagtgagttcaaggacagccaggactacacagaggaaccctgcctcgaaaaaccaaaaaaccccaaacaaacaaacaaacaacccaaaaaaaaaaaatcccacaaatgCAAAGTTCATATGAGCTGACTATAAAATGTAATCTAGAAAAGATAAGATTTTTCCTCTTGTGGAAGAAAATATGGTGCATACATGCCATCTCCATggttaagatttattaattacaAAGAGTTAATAAAATGTGGAACTGATAAAGCAAAGACATCATAACCAGTGGAACAAAATAGGAAGGCAGATCACAGCTTAGTAGATGGATGTGGCTTTGAAGACAAAGCTTACATATTGGATTCACTTGAATAAAAATGCAGTAATTAACGTTGGAAACAGTTACACTTGTGGAAAAAATTATGTCACTCTATATGGAAAGAGAGAAGTCTAAATGAATCTGTaaataggttttattttgttttgaaacaaggtctctctatgtagaccaagctggcctcaaattcatactCCTCTTCAcccagcttcccaaatgctggaattacagatgtgtggcTCCATACTTAGccacatatataaacacagtcTAAACTCTTCTCAGCAGATGactagatgaagaaaatgtgattggcgtgcacacacacacacctacacgtATGTACAcgattttattcagctgtaatgaagaataaaattatagTATTTGTAGGGAAATAAATAGAACTGGAGATGATATTAAGCAACATAAGCCaaagtcagaaagacaaatatcatgttttctctcatgcaTGGACTATATGGTAAGAAAGTAGATGGAAACTAAAGGCAGGGGCCAAGAAAAGGTTATAAGGTGAAAAGAACACATTCCGTGTTTGTTCTCATGTGCAGATCAAGAtttagatgtgtgtgtacatgcaggtcATGAAAGCATAAACGGGCACAAAGGGGGCCAGTggaggtgggagaaggaagaagaatagTTAGAGTGACTAGCAAGGTACAATGGCATATATGAAACAGCATAGTAAAAccattattttgtatgctaacaGAAAACTTTAAAGAGAAGGTATAAACAAAATTTTGCAGTTAACAACAatcagcattttttctttttctctttctttctcctttcttcctttcttcctttcttcctttcttcctttcttcctttcttcctttcttcctccctccctccctccctccctccctctctctctctctctctctctctctctctctctctttctttctttctttctttctttctttctttctttctttcttttggtttttcgaggcaggatttctctgtgtaatcctgtctgtcctggagctcactctgtagaccaggatggcctcaaactcagaaatctgcctgcctctgcctcccaagtactgagattaaaggcgtgtaccaccactgcccagcttaatttGATGATCTTGCCTTGGCatgtcttcatttaaaaatgaatattaagcATATCAAGGAAAGAAACAGTCCTCACCTCAAAGGAACAAAAGAGATGGGTTATATTGGTGCCAAATATGAGTGCCACCGCACAAGAACACAGATGGAGGTTTCTGCAAATGTTCGCAGCATACCATTGAACTAGTAATTAAGTGAGCCTTTtgtagtaacagaacaaagaaagtcataaaagAATATGCTTTTCAAACGCATTGGTAGATGCGTTGGGCAGACAGATTGCAGCATGCGAGGAGGACCTTAGACCACCAGTGCTATCTGATGGCATTCTTAGCTCTTTGCTTGGTGGATAATAGGGGTCTATCTGTGCATTCCAGGAGCTTTACCTAATGGCGACAAAGATACAAAGGAGGGTGATCAATGACCATTGAGGAGTTGAAGATGCCCCAAGAGAATTGAGCTCTGGATTTGCAGTATTCCAACTCCTCCACATTACTGAGGCCCTAGAGTGTCAATCAGCCCTTGTAGTTACAGCTTCTTTCTGGGTCTCCTC
This region of Mus caroli chromosome 3, CAROLI_EIJ_v1.1, whole genome shotgun sequence genomic DNA includes:
- the Rpl34 gene encoding 60S ribosomal protein L34; amino-acid sequence: MVQRLTYRRRLSYNTASNKTRLSRTPGNRIVYLYTKKVGKAPKSACGVCPGRLRGVRAVRPKVLMRLSKTKKHVSRAYGGSMCAKCVRDRIKRAFLIEEQKIVVKVLKAQAQSQKAK